In Candidatus Campbellbacteria bacterium, a single genomic region encodes these proteins:
- a CDS encoding toprim domain-containing protein, which yields MINDERFLRLKKFFTSFSGIGERQAKRFVYELLRMDDKNIKEVSEAMNSIVRDIKKCEECGLFCNHSVNKKCNICGDKTRDGKIVMVVEKDSDVYAIESSQEYKGKYIVLGRLIPMTNSQEDSGALSYFHNTIKKMVNEGLGEVVLAFSATPNGDHTTDIIQNSVSKQFPKIKITVLGRGLSSGSELEYSDANTILHAIKSRNSLNKKN from the coding sequence ATGATAAATGACGAAAGATTTCTGCGTCTAAAGAAGTTCTTTACAAGTTTCTCTGGCATAGGCGAAAGACAGGCAAAAAGATTTGTTTATGAACTGTTACGAATGGACGACAAAAACATAAAAGAAGTATCAGAAGCGATGAACTCTATCGTTAGAGATATAAAAAAATGCGAGGAATGTGGCTTGTTTTGTAATCACTCGGTAAATAAAAAATGTAATATATGTGGTGATAAAACAAGAGATGGAAAAATTGTTATGGTGGTTGAAAAAGATTCTGATGTGTATGCCATAGAGAGCAGTCAAGAATACAAGGGTAAATACATCGTTTTGGGGAGATTAATCCCTATGACAAACTCACAAGAAGACAGCGGAGCCCTTAGTTATTTTCACAACACTATAAAAAAGATGGTAAATGAAGGTCTTGGAGAAGTTGTTCTTGCGTTTTCTGCGACACCAAATGGCGACCATACAACAGATATAATTCAGAACTCAGTATCAAAACAATTTCCAAAAATAAAAATCACCGTTTTGGGTCGCGGTCTTTCCTCTGGGTCTGAGCTTGAATATTCTGATGCAAACACAATCCTCCACGCCATAAAAAGCCGTAATTCTTTGAATAAAAAGAATTAA
- the rplU gene encoding 50S ribosomal protein L21: MFAVIETGGKQYKVAEGDVITIEKIDEEVGKPISFEKILLIDDGKETKLGDPYLKGAKVSGKIESEIRGKKVSVIKFKRKINYFRNYGHRQPYTKVKITEVKNA; encoded by the coding sequence ATGTTTGCAGTAATTGAAACAGGTGGAAAGCAATATAAAGTCGCGGAAGGCGATGTTATAACTATTGAGAAAATAGATGAGGAAGTGGGGAAGCCAATCTCATTTGAAAAGATACTTTTGATTGATGATGGGAAAGAGACCAAATTGGGAGATCCTTATCTCAAGGGGGCAAAGGTGAGTGGCAAGATAGAGAGTGAAATAAGAGGGAAGAAGGTGTCTGTTATCAAATTTAAGAGGAAAATAAACTACTTCAGAAATTACGGACATAGACAGCCGTACACAAAAGTAAAAATAACTGAGGTCAAAAACGCTTAA